Below is a window of Camelina sativa cultivar DH55 chromosome 11, Cs, whole genome shotgun sequence DNA.
CCACCGTTATGGATGAGGGAAAGCTAGGGTTCGGATGATGGATCCGAGTTTTTCTTCTTATTGTACATTCGTCGGAAGCTTCTTGGGGATTTTTCGTTGTTGTATATTAGGGTTTTGATACTTCGAAATCATCGAAGCCTGTCGATTTTGTTCGTGATGATTTTCCTACTGCTACTGGAAACTCGGATGATCGATCGTTCTTCGACTATGGCTTGTTTGGAATTGTGGAGATCTTTcgtttttagtggtatttaggtTTAGAGTTCTAAATGGTGATTGAAATTAGAGATTtagttgggttttttttctgtGGACGTGGTGCTCTATGATACCTGGATTGAATTTGGGGTTACAGTCAGAGGATTGGTgcttttgattctcttcttaCTTCCAACGAGTGGGGAATCTAAAGACTCCTTGCTTCTGGACTTGTTACCCTTCTGAAATTTTATGTATGGATCATCATGGATGAAGCAACAGTGCTCGACTCTCTGGTTCAGTCTTCTAAAGTTGGTATTTTCTCAATGTTTAGTATGAATTACGTGGCGCCTAGGAGATACTCACAGGGAAGGAATTTTGGAGTCAAGCGACAGCAGGATTTCGCAGCGGATGTAGTTTCCAGAAGACCTTACGCCCCTTATGACAGTGCAATGAGGAAAAGTCCAAATAAGTTGTCAAGGAATCTGGTTTGGACCTCAAAAGAGTACAAACCTCCAGAGGTCAACAGGCCAAGGAAGTATGAAGCCAATGGGTCAACAAAACCACCAATTTTAGGCAAAGGATGTTCTTCTGTGCCAAATCAGCCGAGAAAGAATGCTGCGTATGGGCCAAGAAGCTCACCTATTTCAGACACCAGAGGTCCGGTGTCGAGAGCTAACAGCAGTCCTAAAAAGAGTGTATGCAAGTATTGGAAAGCTGGAAACTGCAAGAGGGGTGAGCAGTGCCAGTTCTTACACTCTTGGTCTTGTTTCCCTGGTTTGGCCATGGTAGCTGCTCTTGAAGGACACAGGAAGGATATAAAGGGGATCACCCTCCCTCAGGGTTCAGATAAACTATTTTCAGTCAGTGGCGATGGTACATTGCGAATTTGGGACTGCCATACTGGTCAGTGTGTACATACCATCAACCTCCAGGCAGCAGCAGGATCTCTAATCAGTGAAGGCCCATGGGTTTTTCTTGGCTTGCAAAACGCTGTAAAGGTTAGCTTAAGGCGCCTCTTGACTCAATTATGCTTTCTATTATCTTAATTCTATGTTGGTTATGGTGTTAACGTTTTTGTTTATACAATCCGCAGGCTTTTAATGTTCAAACCAGTAAAGATTTACATCTTGACGGGGTGGTTGGTCAAGTGCATGCAATGACTGTTGCAAATGGAATGCTTTTTGCTGGAACAAGTGTAAGCattatctctctatctctgtaCACATGTGTTTTTTCTCTGCTTCTTTGGTGATTCTAAATAAGTTCGTTTTCGTTATTTTGGAATTGCAGTCTGGCAGTATATCAGTCTGGAAAGCTACGGACTCTGAGTCTGATCCTTTCAAATACCTCACATCTCTCGAGGGTCATCACAGTGGTGAAGtcacttgttttgttgttggaggTCAACTACTATACTCTGGTTCTGTCGATAAAACAATAAAGGTAAGAATCTGACTGCTACTAATTGGTTTCAGCTTTAATCTTATTTCGAATGAATATTCCAATCAATTCTGTTTCCTGTGATTCGCCAGGTGTGGGATCTCAACACCCTGCAATGTATAATGACCCTGAAACAACATACCGACACTGTCACGTCACTCTTATATTGGGACAAGTGTCTGATATCGTCTTCCTTGGATGGGACCATTAAAGTTTGGGCTTGTTCTGAAAATGATGTTTTGAAAGTTACTCATACACGCAGACAAGAACAGgtaaagatttatttatttacacttANCTTCATAAAAACAACacttggttttaacaaaaagcATATATGATTGTTTGAAACAGAGTGTTGTTCATGCTCTTTGTGGGATGCACGATGCAGAGGCCAAACCGATCATATTCTGCTCATACCAAAATGGAACAGTTGGCATCTACGACCTGCCATCTTttgaagaaagaggaaagatGTTCGCTACGGACACGATCAGCACACTCACAGTTGGTCCTGGAGGATTGCTATTCAGTGGAGACAAGGGAGGGAATTTGCGTGTATGGAGTTTAGCTGCTGGCCCAAAAGTTTAGTCATTTTTGACAAATGAATTATGATTTAATTTGTACATAGATTGGTGGTTGATTGATAAGAGTTAAAAAGAGAGTTCTCGTTTGTAATGACTCAAAATTAAATTcactaaatttaatttcaaaatccTTGCTTTAATGTAATATCTTCAAATTCATACCCCTCAGAATCTGAtgagaaccaaactcaaaacatGTAACTTCTCCCAAGCATCAAAGTTTTGTTCTgtattcaatttgtttttattcttctttcgAACTGAGAATGTGggggaaaaaaatagagatttacAAGTAGAAAACACAAATCTACGAAAtagtataatttgtttttttttggtctttaagAAAGAATGcaagcaaaactggacagaataAATATCAACTAAGAATGtggaaagaaacacaaatcacacaaaccaATGAGTGAACCTTCATTGAAGTTTTCCACTTTTGTGTTTATCCAAGTGCGGGAATGCTTGTAGAATGTTATACGCCCTTAGATCTTGCCTTGTTAGGATCCCTATCACAGGTGACATCTGCAAAAACACGAGA
It encodes the following:
- the LOC104724459 gene encoding zinc finger CCCH domain-containing protein 59-like isoform X1; protein product: MDEATVLDSLVQSSKVGIFSMFSMNYVAPRRYSQGRNFGVKRQQDFAADVVSRRPYAPYDSAMRKSPNKLSRNLVWTSKEYKPPEVNRPRKYEANGSTKPPILGKGCSSVPNQPRKNAAYGPRSSPISDTRGPVSRANSSPKKSVCKYWKAGNCKRGEQCQFLHSWSCFPGLAMVAALEGHRKDIKGITLPQGSDKLFSVSGDGTLRIWDCHTGQCVHTINLQAAAGSLISEGPWVFLGLQNAVKAFNVQTSKDLHLDGVVGQVHAMTVANGMLFAGTSSGSISVWKATDSESDPFKYLTSLEGHHSGEVTCFVVGGQLLYSGSVDKTIKVWDLNTLQCIMTLKQHTDTVTSLLYWDKCLISSSLDGTIKVWACSENDVLKVTHTRRQEQSVVHALCGMHDAEAKPIIFCSYQNGTVGIYDLPSFEERGKMFATDTISTLTVGPGGLLFSGDKGGNLRVWSLAAGPKV
- the LOC104724459 gene encoding zinc finger CCCH domain-containing protein 59-like isoform X2; its protein translation is MNYVAPRRYSQGRNFGVKRQQDFAADVVSRRPYAPYDSAMRKSPNKLSRNLVWTSKEYKPPEVNRPRKYEANGSTKPPILGKGCSSVPNQPRKNAAYGPRSSPISDTRGPVSRANSSPKKSVCKYWKAGNCKRGEQCQFLHSWSCFPGLAMVAALEGHRKDIKGITLPQGSDKLFSVSGDGTLRIWDCHTGQCVHTINLQAAAGSLISEGPWVFLGLQNAVKAFNVQTSKDLHLDGVVGQVHAMTVANGMLFAGTSSGSISVWKATDSESDPFKYLTSLEGHHSGEVTCFVVGGQLLYSGSVDKTIKVWDLNTLQCIMTLKQHTDTVTSLLYWDKCLISSSLDGTIKVWACSENDVLKVTHTRRQEQSVVHALCGMHDAEAKPIIFCSYQNGTVGIYDLPSFEERGKMFATDTISTLTVGPGGLLFSGDKGGNLRVWSLAAGPKV